From Pseudoxanthomonas sp. CF385, a single genomic window includes:
- a CDS encoding helix-turn-helix transcriptional regulator: MPAPRRRRDGAAPACVVRFRHARRLSGDDAGDDLAGLCLRGGRGMHAPLPRSGCTLVIVLRGTVEVETDDGVFRLAGRRFLALPGDAPRRLLAGPGADWVLVHVPVRWAQALSDPTERLGLASPLLLPAALPMDRPMLQRLSTLLHSAPHPCDRESGGELAGLVLAARDAQSRAADWVERAYGRSERHRRAVVARLLTARNRILNAPFDAHDLRALAEAARYSPSHFLRSFRDVFGMTPHDLLTQTRLLRACALIQDGRLAICEIAARVGYESRHAFSRSFKRATGVTATRFRTVGGAR, translated from the coding sequence ATGCCGGCGCCGCGTCGCCGCCGCGACGGCGCTGCGCCCGCCTGCGTCGTCCGGTTCCGCCACGCGCGCCGGCTCTCCGGCGACGATGCCGGCGACGACCTGGCGGGCCTCTGCCTGCGCGGCGGCCGCGGGATGCATGCACCACTGCCGCGCAGCGGATGCACCCTCGTCATCGTCCTGCGGGGCACCGTGGAGGTCGAGACGGACGATGGCGTGTTCCGTCTCGCCGGGCGCCGGTTCCTCGCCTTGCCGGGCGATGCGCCGCGGCGCCTGCTCGCCGGTCCGGGCGCCGACTGGGTGCTCGTGCATGTCCCCGTGCGCTGGGCACAGGCCCTGTCGGATCCGACGGAGCGCCTGGGCCTGGCATCACCCCTGCTGCTGCCCGCCGCATTGCCGATGGACCGCCCGATGCTGCAAAGGCTGTCGACGCTGCTGCACTCCGCGCCGCATCCCTGCGACAGGGAATCGGGGGGCGAGCTGGCCGGCCTGGTCCTGGCCGCGCGCGATGCGCAGTCCCGCGCGGCGGACTGGGTGGAGCGCGCCTACGGTCGCAGCGAACGGCATCGACGCGCCGTCGTCGCGCGCCTGCTGACGGCGCGCAACCGTATCCTCAATGCGCCTTTCGATGCGCACGACCTGCGCGCACTGGCCGAGGCGGCGCGCTACTCGCCTTCGCACTTCCTGCGTTCGTTCCGCGATGTGTTCGGAATGACGCCGCACGACCTGCTCACCCAGACCCGCCTGCTGCGCGCGTGCGCGCTGATCCAGGACGGCCGCCTGGCGATCTGCGAGATCGCCGCCCGCGTCGGCTACGAGAGCCGGCATGCGTTCTCGCGTTCGTTCAAGCGCGCGACCGGGGTCACCGCGACCCGCTTCCGTACCGTGGGCGGCGCCCGCTGA
- a CDS encoding TonB-dependent receptor — protein MQMKRHALRDAIRVALVACAATAAAAHAQEAPAPSGTAPTTLDRIEVTGSRIRQVDVETAAPVLVISREDIQKQGFNSVADILQNITSAGSPAVSRITPLAAGEAVGGAYIDLRNLGPNRTLVLVNGKRLGITTGGFQDLSQIPAAMIERIEVLKDGASTLYGSDAIAGVVNLITRRNMDGMQASVYGGQYAQGDGQRTVLDLIAGFSGDRGSVTVGAEYTEEDPVWATDRWFSANRFPMGEGRAPRPGGESGTTQYGRLIVPGRGNFTLRRETPGLDPRDLDSYRALDDTDFSLPVQQSTLLAGIERKSVFVNLDYALSDRLRFAGDMLYTDRASFSRNAGYPYSSQAFDTPMSIDSYYNPVGNQSGDADPTAVHFTRRGWEVPRENRLSLSTYRFSGTLSGYFDLAGRSWDWDVGYLYNQNKGVQVGTGNLNLAAVRMAVGPSFLNSQGVVQCGTPDNPIPLGTSQGECTPWNPLLPFGYGGPGDGSATDPAVRQFIFPVGQAVSMTKTQDYFANITGTLATLPAGDLAIALGVEHRKEYGEFSPDALAQSGGSTDLAAGPTAGGYSLDEIYAEVQVPLLSGMPLARELTLSAATRYSDYDTFGDTTNSKLGLKWKPVDSLLVRSTWAEGFRAPDVSNLYGGASQTFSFYTDPCDTSFGAARGNARCLQDVPVDFRQPANDADGIANGPGTQSPIPFVAGSNPDLTPETSESVTLGVVFSPSFAPGLNVSLDWWTIRIENTIVADTETQVLDDCYLRGIEARCDASTGSRFERDAATGEILSFITTPINVGHVETEGFDFDVNYRRATPWGTFSASWLSTYISKLELKTDALEDNPPQQLNGLSIGTGANFRLRSNLNLGWEHGSWGASWGMRYYSGLKERCSFDDICSLPDYSAPWTGGEVLRMHERPSTTFHDVQVRYQAPWNATISLGANNVFERYGPPMYSQPSSGYSYYGGYDIGRFVYLKYQQKF, from the coding sequence ATTCAGATGAAACGACATGCATTGCGCGACGCGATCCGCGTCGCCCTGGTCGCGTGCGCGGCCACCGCGGCGGCGGCCCACGCGCAGGAGGCGCCGGCGCCTTCCGGCACGGCGCCCACCACCCTGGACCGCATCGAGGTGACCGGTTCGCGCATCCGCCAGGTGGATGTGGAGACCGCTGCGCCGGTGCTGGTGATCTCGCGCGAGGACATCCAGAAGCAGGGCTTCAATTCCGTCGCCGACATCCTGCAGAACATCACCAGCGCGGGCAGTCCGGCGGTGAGCCGGATCACGCCGCTGGCCGCGGGCGAGGCGGTGGGCGGTGCGTACATCGATCTGCGCAACCTCGGCCCCAACCGCACCCTGGTGCTGGTCAACGGGAAGCGGCTGGGCATCACCACCGGCGGCTTCCAGGATCTCTCGCAGATCCCGGCGGCGATGATCGAACGGATCGAGGTGCTGAAGGACGGCGCATCCACGCTGTACGGCTCCGATGCGATCGCCGGCGTCGTCAACCTGATCACCCGGCGCAACATGGATGGCATGCAGGCCAGCGTCTACGGCGGCCAGTACGCGCAGGGCGACGGCCAGCGCACGGTCCTGGACCTGATCGCCGGTTTCAGCGGCGACCGCGGCTCGGTGACCGTCGGCGCGGAGTACACGGAGGAGGATCCGGTGTGGGCCACGGACCGCTGGTTTTCGGCGAACCGCTTCCCGATGGGCGAAGGCCGGGCACCGAGGCCGGGCGGAGAAAGCGGAACCACGCAGTACGGCCGCCTGATCGTCCCGGGGCGCGGCAACTTCACGCTGCGGCGCGAGACGCCCGGACTCGATCCGCGCGACCTGGACAGCTACCGCGCGCTGGACGATACCGATTTCTCGCTGCCGGTCCAGCAGTCCACGCTGCTGGCGGGCATCGAACGCAAGTCCGTATTCGTCAACCTCGACTACGCGCTCAGCGACCGCCTCCGCTTCGCCGGCGACATGCTCTACACGGACCGCGCCTCGTTCTCGCGCAATGCGGGCTATCCGTACTCATCGCAGGCGTTCGACACGCCGATGTCGATCGACAGCTACTACAACCCCGTCGGCAACCAGAGTGGGGACGCGGATCCCACCGCCGTGCACTTCACCCGCCGCGGCTGGGAAGTGCCGCGCGAGAACCGGCTTTCGCTCAGCACCTATCGCTTCAGCGGCACGCTGTCGGGGTACTTCGACCTGGCCGGGCGCAGCTGGGACTGGGATGTGGGCTACCTCTACAACCAGAACAAGGGCGTGCAGGTCGGCACCGGCAACCTCAATCTGGCCGCGGTGCGCATGGCGGTGGGGCCTTCGTTCCTCAACAGCCAGGGCGTGGTCCAGTGCGGGACACCGGACAACCCGATCCCGCTCGGTACCAGCCAGGGCGAATGCACGCCATGGAACCCGCTCCTTCCGTTCGGGTACGGCGGCCCGGGCGACGGCTCGGCGACGGATCCGGCGGTCAGGCAGTTCATCTTCCCGGTCGGCCAGGCCGTCTCGATGACGAAGACCCAGGACTATTTCGCCAACATCACCGGCACGCTGGCGACGCTGCCCGCCGGCGACCTGGCGATCGCGCTGGGCGTGGAGCACCGCAAGGAGTACGGCGAGTTCTCGCCCGACGCGTTGGCCCAGTCGGGCGGCTCCACCGATCTCGCCGCCGGGCCGACGGCGGGCGGTTACAGCCTCGACGAGATCTATGCCGAGGTGCAGGTGCCGCTGCTGTCCGGCATGCCGCTGGCCCGCGAGCTGACGCTCAGCGCGGCGACGCGCTATTCGGACTACGACACGTTCGGCGACACCACCAACAGCAAGCTGGGGCTGAAATGGAAGCCCGTCGATTCGCTGCTGGTCCGCAGCACCTGGGCCGAAGGCTTCCGCGCGCCGGATGTCAGCAATCTGTACGGCGGCGCCTCGCAGACGTTCTCGTTCTACACGGATCCGTGCGACACCTCGTTCGGCGCGGCGCGCGGCAACGCGCGCTGCCTGCAGGACGTACCGGTCGACTTCCGGCAGCCCGCCAACGACGCCGACGGCATCGCCAACGGGCCGGGCACGCAGTCGCCGATCCCCTTCGTGGCGGGTTCGAATCCGGATCTGACCCCGGAAACCTCCGAATCGGTGACGCTGGGCGTGGTGTTTAGTCCCTCGTTCGCGCCGGGCCTGAACGTGTCGCTGGACTGGTGGACGATCCGCATCGAGAACACGATCGTGGCCGACACCGAGACGCAGGTGCTGGACGATTGCTACCTGCGGGGGATCGAGGCGCGTTGCGACGCGTCGACGGGTTCGCGCTTCGAACGCGATGCGGCGACCGGCGAGATCCTGTCGTTCATCACCACGCCGATCAACGTGGGCCATGTCGAGACCGAAGGGTTCGACTTCGACGTCAACTATCGCCGTGCGACTCCGTGGGGCACCTTCAGCGCAAGCTGGCTGAGTACGTACATCAGCAAGCTGGAGCTCAAGACCGACGCGCTCGAGGACAATCCGCCGCAGCAGTTGAATGGCCTGTCGATCGGCACAGGCGCGAACTTCCGTCTGCGTTCGAACCTCAACCTCGGGTGGGAGCACGGAAGCTGGGGCGCCTCCTGGGGCATGCGGTACTACTCGGGGCTCAAGGAGCGCTGTTCCTTCGACGACATCTGCAGCCTGCCCGACTACAGCGCGCCATGGACGGGAGGCGAGGTCCTGCGGATGCACGAGCGCCCTTCGACGACCTTCCATGACGTGCAGGTCCGCTACCAGGCACCCTGGAATGCGACGATCTCGCTCGGCGCCAACAATGTGTTCGAGCGCTACGGGCCGCCGATGTATTCGCAGCCGAGCTCCGGCTACTCGTACTACGGCGGTTACGACATCGGACGGTTCGTCTACCTGAAGTACCAGCAGAAGTTCTGA
- the groL gene encoding chaperonin GroEL (60 kDa chaperone family; promotes refolding of misfolded polypeptides especially under stressful conditions; forms two stacked rings of heptamers to form a barrel-shaped 14mer; ends can be capped by GroES; misfolded proteins enter the barrel where they are refolded when GroES binds), which produces MAAKDIRFGEDARTRMVRGVNILANAVKATLGPKGRNVVLEKSFGAPTITKDGVSVAKEIELADKFENMGAQMVKEVASKTSDNAGDGTTTATVLAQAFIREGSKAVAAGMNPMDLKRGIDQAVKAAVEELKKLSKPTADDKAIAQVGTISANSDSNIGDIIAEAMKKVGKEGVITVEEGSGLENELDVVEGMQFDRGYLSPYFINNQQSQQVEFDDPFILIHDKKVSNVRELLPVLEGVAKAGKPLLIVAEEVEGEALATLVVNTIRGIVKVAAVKAPGFGDRRKAILEDIATLTNGTVISEEVGLQLEKATINDLGRAKKVVISKENTTIIDGAGDAERIQSRIKQIKAQIEETSSDYDREKLQERVAKLAGGVAVIKVGASTEIEMKEKKARVEDALHATRAAVEEGVVPGGGVALIRALQTIGTLKGANEDQNHGIQIALRAMEAPLREIVTNAGEEPSVIVNRVKDGSGNFGYNAANGEFGDMIEFGILDPTKVTRSALQNAASIAGLMITTEAMVAEAPKKDEPAMPAGGGMGGMGGMDF; this is translated from the coding sequence ATGGCAGCCAAAGATATCCGTTTCGGTGAAGACGCCCGTACGCGCATGGTGCGCGGCGTGAACATCCTCGCCAATGCCGTCAAGGCCACCCTCGGCCCGAAGGGCCGCAACGTCGTGCTCGAGAAGAGCTTCGGCGCCCCGACGATCACCAAGGACGGCGTCTCCGTCGCCAAGGAAATCGAACTGGCCGACAAGTTCGAGAACATGGGCGCGCAGATGGTCAAGGAAGTCGCTTCCAAGACCTCCGACAACGCCGGTGACGGCACCACCACCGCCACCGTGCTGGCGCAGGCGTTCATCCGCGAAGGCTCCAAGGCCGTCGCCGCCGGCATGAACCCGATGGACCTGAAGCGCGGCATCGACCAGGCCGTGAAGGCCGCCGTCGAAGAGCTGAAGAAGCTCTCCAAGCCGACCGCCGACGACAAGGCGATCGCCCAGGTCGGCACCATCTCGGCCAACTCCGACAGCAACATCGGCGACATCATCGCCGAGGCCATGAAGAAGGTCGGCAAGGAAGGCGTGATCACGGTTGAAGAAGGCTCGGGCCTGGAGAACGAACTCGACGTCGTCGAGGGCATGCAGTTCGACCGCGGCTACCTGTCGCCGTACTTCATCAACAACCAGCAGTCGCAGCAGGTCGAATTCGACGACCCCTTCATCCTGATCCACGACAAGAAGGTCTCCAACGTCCGCGAACTGCTGCCGGTGCTGGAAGGCGTCGCCAAGGCCGGCAAGCCGCTGCTGATCGTGGCCGAAGAAGTGGAAGGCGAAGCCCTCGCCACGCTGGTGGTCAACACCATCCGCGGCATCGTCAAGGTCGCCGCCGTCAAGGCGCCGGGCTTCGGTGACCGCCGCAAGGCCATCCTGGAAGACATCGCCACGCTGACCAACGGCACGGTGATCTCCGAGGAAGTCGGCCTGCAGCTCGAGAAGGCCACTATCAACGACCTGGGTCGTGCGAAGAAGGTCGTGATCTCGAAGGAGAACACCACCATCATCGACGGCGCCGGCGATGCCGAGCGCATCCAGTCGCGCATCAAGCAGATCAAGGCGCAGATCGAAGAGACCTCTTCGGACTACGACCGCGAGAAGCTGCAGGAACGCGTGGCCAAGCTGGCCGGCGGCGTGGCCGTGATCAAGGTCGGTGCCTCGACCGAAATCGAAATGAAGGAAAAGAAGGCCCGCGTCGAAGACGCCCTGCACGCCACGCGTGCAGCGGTGGAAGAAGGCGTGGTCCCGGGCGGCGGCGTCGCGCTGATCCGCGCGCTGCAGACCATCGGCACCCTGAAGGGCGCCAACGAAGACCAGAACCATGGCATCCAGATCGCCCTGCGCGCGATGGAAGCCCCGCTGCGCGAGATCGTCACCAACGCCGGCGAAGAGCCGTCGGTGATCGTCAACCGCGTCAAGGACGGTTCGGGCAACTTCGGCTACAACGCCGCCAACGGCGAGTTCGGCGACATGATCGAGTTCGGTATCCTGGACCCGACCAAGGTCACGCGCTCCGCGCTGCAGAACGCCGCCTCGATCGCGGGCCTGATGATCACCACCGAAGCGATGGTGGCCGAGGCTCCGAAGAAGGACGAGCCGGCGATGCCGGCCGGCGGTGGCATGGGCGGCATGGGTGGCATGGACTTCTAA
- a CDS encoding co-chaperone GroES, giving the protein MSNIKPLYDRLVVKPIEAEETSLGGIIIPDAAKEKPTKGEVIAVGEGKFVEATGGVRAPKVKVGDKVIYGQYSGSAYKQDGIEYKIIKEDDVLAILG; this is encoded by the coding sequence ATGAGCAACATCAAGCCGCTGTACGACCGCCTGGTGGTCAAGCCGATCGAAGCCGAAGAAACCTCGCTCGGCGGCATCATCATTCCCGACGCTGCCAAGGAAAAGCCCACCAAGGGTGAAGTCATCGCCGTCGGCGAAGGCAAGTTCGTCGAAGCCACCGGCGGCGTGCGCGCCCCGAAGGTCAAGGTCGGCGACAAGGTCATCTACGGCCAGTACTCCGGTTCCGCCTACAAGCAGGACGGCATCGAGTACAAGATCATCAAGGAAGACGACGTCCTCGCGATCCTCGGCTGA
- the cutA gene encoding divalent-cation tolerance protein CutA codes for MPVFLILSTCPDADTAQRLARTLVEERLAACVSLLPGVVSTYRWQDRVEQATEVQLLAKTSTDRREALMARLAELHPYELPEILAVETAAGLPAYLDWVAAETRADARPE; via the coding sequence ATGCCTGTCTTCCTGATCCTGTCGACCTGCCCGGACGCCGATACCGCCCAGCGGCTGGCGCGGACCCTGGTCGAGGAGCGCCTGGCGGCGTGCGTCAGCCTGCTGCCTGGCGTGGTCTCGACCTACCGCTGGCAGGACCGGGTGGAACAGGCCACGGAGGTCCAGCTGCTGGCCAAGACCTCCACCGACCGGCGCGAGGCCCTGATGGCCCGGCTGGCCGAACTGCATCCGTATGAACTGCCGGAGATCCTGGCGGTCGAAACCGCCGCCGGCCTGCCCGCCTACCTGGACTGGGTCGCCGCGGAAACCCGTGCCGACGCCCGACCCGAGTGA
- a CDS encoding protein-disulfide reductase DsbD, producing the protein MTPIRTLFARLLLPLAVLVAPAASAAITQDDLLPVDDAFVLTVSAPTRDRIEVRWKITEGYYLYRHRTGVDADPGFAAQPLQLPKGKAYRDEFFGDVETYRGELVATLPGRPAPGTDSVSLKIKYQGCADAGICYPPQTRTLKVALPPAEADAEAFVPLGAGAAGGSLLGQKTQTGVEALPLPAEQAFAFEAIAFDGDRLLLRFTPARGYYVYRDRTSMALEGAQGVSLQAPRWPKGKAHRDEHFGDVTVYFDQAEVPVPLKRDRANALNATLRVTFQGCQTDGICYPPMTRRVKLAIPAGTVTPADAVVSEAPAVVAPVATPVDAPAETTTAGKMADTATDVERTRPPKNVIANVKGYGSISLLTAFAFALLGGLVLNLMPCVLPILSLKALSLAESGRSGNDARRRALWYTAGVLASFVAVGALAIALRYAGQALGWGFQLQQPWVVGVLAYVMFAVGMSLSGVFTVGHRLAGAGHGLATRSGPAGDFFTGVLAVVVASPCTAPFMGVALAYAFTAPGVLGLLVFAMLGLGLALPFLLIGFVPALANRLPRPGPWMETLKQVLAFPMYLTAAWLLWVLGNQRGVDAVGLALVGLVVLALGLWWWQRLRLRTAPLQRVLAGLLVAASVLPLVVAHRMPKASSIATRGEDHVAYSAEALGTLRAEGRIVFVDMTADWCVTCKANEKTVLNTPAFRELLTTHDAVMMTGDWTNVDPAITAFLEEHGAVGVPLYVMYPRGGGAGEVLPTVLTQDGMRQAFERAAR; encoded by the coding sequence ATGACGCCGATCCGTACCCTGTTCGCCCGCCTGCTGCTGCCCCTGGCCGTGCTGGTGGCGCCCGCCGCCTCCGCCGCGATCACCCAGGACGACCTGCTGCCGGTGGACGATGCCTTCGTGCTGACGGTCAGCGCGCCGACGCGCGACCGCATCGAGGTGCGCTGGAAGATCACCGAGGGCTACTACCTGTACCGGCACCGGACCGGCGTGGACGCCGACCCCGGCTTCGCCGCGCAGCCCCTGCAGTTGCCTAAGGGCAAGGCCTACCGCGACGAATTCTTCGGCGATGTCGAGACCTACCGCGGCGAACTGGTCGCCACCCTACCCGGCCGACCCGCGCCCGGCACCGACAGCGTCAGTCTGAAGATCAAGTACCAGGGCTGCGCGGATGCCGGCATCTGCTATCCGCCACAGACACGCACGCTGAAGGTCGCGCTGCCGCCTGCCGAGGCCGACGCTGAGGCCTTCGTGCCGCTGGGCGCGGGTGCGGCCGGTGGCAGCCTGCTGGGACAGAAGACGCAGACCGGTGTGGAGGCGTTGCCGCTGCCGGCCGAGCAGGCGTTCGCGTTCGAAGCGATCGCCTTCGACGGCGACCGGTTGCTGCTGCGCTTCACCCCGGCGCGCGGCTACTACGTCTACCGCGACCGCACCTCGATGGCGCTGGAAGGCGCGCAGGGCGTCTCGCTGCAGGCGCCGCGCTGGCCGAAGGGCAAGGCGCACCGCGATGAGCATTTCGGCGACGTCACCGTGTACTTCGATCAGGCCGAGGTGCCGGTGCCGTTGAAGCGCGATCGCGCCAACGCACTCAACGCGACGCTGCGGGTGACGTTCCAGGGCTGCCAGACCGACGGCATCTGCTATCCGCCGATGACGCGCCGGGTGAAGCTCGCGATTCCCGCCGGCACGGTGACGCCGGCGGATGCGGTCGTGAGCGAAGCGCCCGCCGTCGTGGCACCCGTGGCCACGCCTGTCGATGCGCCCGCAGAGACGACGACGGCCGGGAAGATGGCCGACACGGCCACCGATGTCGAGCGCACGCGTCCGCCCAAGAACGTGATTGCCAACGTCAAAGGCTACGGGTCCATCTCGCTGCTGACCGCCTTCGCGTTCGCGCTGCTCGGCGGCTTGGTGCTCAACCTGATGCCGTGCGTGCTGCCGATCCTCTCGCTCAAGGCCTTGTCGCTGGCCGAGAGCGGTCGCAGCGGCAACGACGCGCGCCGTCGCGCGCTCTGGTACACGGCCGGCGTGCTGGCCAGTTTCGTCGCGGTGGGCGCGCTCGCGATCGCGTTGCGCTACGCGGGCCAGGCACTGGGCTGGGGCTTCCAGTTGCAGCAGCCCTGGGTCGTCGGCGTGCTGGCCTACGTGATGTTCGCCGTGGGCATGAGCCTGTCGGGCGTGTTCACGGTGGGCCATCGCCTCGCGGGTGCAGGCCACGGACTGGCGACGCGCAGCGGTCCGGCCGGCGACTTCTTCACCGGCGTGTTGGCGGTGGTGGTGGCCAGCCCGTGCACCGCACCGTTCATGGGCGTGGCGCTTGCGTATGCCTTCACCGCGCCGGGCGTGCTGGGCTTGCTGGTGTTCGCGATGCTCGGCCTCGGCCTGGCGCTGCCGTTCCTGCTGATCGGTTTCGTGCCGGCGCTGGCCAACCGTCTGCCGCGGCCGGGCCCGTGGATGGAGACGCTCAAGCAGGTGCTCGCGTTCCCGATGTACCTCACGGCGGCCTGGCTGCTGTGGGTGCTGGGCAACCAGCGCGGCGTCGACGCGGTCGGCCTCGCATTGGTGGGGCTGGTGGTGCTCGCGCTAGGCCTGTGGTGGTGGCAGCGCCTGCGGCTGCGTACCGCGCCGCTGCAACGCGTGCTGGCCGGATTGCTGGTGGCGGCATCGGTGCTGCCCCTGGTGGTCGCGCACCGCATGCCGAAAGCATCGTCGATCGCGACACGCGGCGAGGATCATGTGGCCTATTCCGCCGAAGCCCTGGGCACCTTGCGCGCCGAAGGCCGCATCGTCTTCGTCGACATGACGGCCGACTGGTGCGTCACCTGCAAGGCCAACGAGAAGACGGTGCTCAACACGCCCGCGTTCCGCGAGCTCCTCACGACCCACGACGCCGTGATGATGACGGGCGACTGGACGAACGTGGACCCGGCGATCACGGCCTTCCTCGAAGAACACGGCGCCGTCGGCGTGCCGCTGTACGTGATGTATCCGCGTGGCGGCGGTGCCGGCGAAGTACTGCCGACGGTGCTCACGCAGGACGGCATGCGCCAGGCTTTCGAGCGCGCCGCACGATGA
- a CDS encoding TlpA disulfide reductase family protein, which translates to MKATTSRVLLVALAAGGLGLLASLWFNGNPFWRTQVGERALHAATNATAPAPPAGVTPARIGDPMPAIALPGLDGAVVDLRTRYAGKRLLINVWASWCGPCIEEMPELDRFAATQGEDGVQVIGLALDTPEGVRGFTAQVPVRYPIVLDTPGPSDASVWLGNAKGVLPYTVLVDADGRIARQKVGPFTHGEISGWVD; encoded by the coding sequence ATGAAGGCGACGACCTCGCGCGTGCTGCTGGTGGCGCTCGCCGCCGGCGGCCTCGGCCTGCTGGCCAGCCTGTGGTTCAACGGCAATCCTTTCTGGCGCACGCAGGTGGGCGAACGCGCCCTGCATGCGGCCACGAACGCCACGGCGCCCGCACCACCGGCCGGCGTCACCCCCGCGCGCATCGGCGATCCGATGCCGGCGATCGCGCTGCCCGGACTGGACGGCGCCGTGGTCGACCTGCGCACGCGCTACGCCGGCAAGCGACTGCTGATCAACGTGTGGGCGAGCTGGTGCGGGCCGTGCATCGAAGAGATGCCGGAGCTCGACCGTTTCGCCGCGACGCAGGGCGAAGACGGCGTGCAGGTGATCGGCCTCGCGCTCGACACGCCCGAAGGCGTGCGCGGTTTCACCGCGCAGGTGCCGGTGCGCTACCCGATCGTGCTGGATACGCCCGGCCCGTCCGACGCGAGTGTGTGGCTGGGCAATGCGAAAGGCGTGCTGCCATACACCGTGCTGGTGGATGCCGACGGCCGCATCGCGCGGCAGAAGGTCGGACCTTTCACCCACGGCGAGATCAGCGGCTGGGTCGACTGA
- a CDS encoding KGG domain-containing protein, translated as MNEKKRKWGFALLTPEQRKEIASKGGRAAQKRGRAHQFDSDDAREAGKKGGAKVSQDRAHMARIGAKGGRVRPSERQASRDGEEE; from the coding sequence ATGAATGAGAAGAAGCGCAAGTGGGGCTTCGCGCTGCTCACCCCGGAGCAACGCAAGGAGATCGCCAGCAAGGGCGGTCGCGCGGCGCAGAAGCGCGGTCGAGCGCATCAGTTCGACAGCGACGATGCGCGCGAAGCGGGCAAGAAGGGAGGAGCGAAAGTCAGCCAGGATCGCGCGCACATGGCGCGCATCGGCGCGAAAGGCGGACGCGTGCGGCCCAGCGAACGGCAGGCATCCCGCGACGGCGAGGAAGAGTGA
- a CDS encoding polysaccharide biosynthesis/export family protein, producing the protein MNIQRPVQVLLATAILVALSGCSLGPGQRMMRDASVPSGDGDAQSDVRMVPITQSLVAAPRTAVALPPALAQYRPEAYRIQPGDTLIVTVWDHPELTTPAGNQQQATTNGRLVQPDGSFFFPYAGKLNVTDQTIEQVRSTLASRLSQYLKSPQVDVNVVGHGAKVSLQGAFEDTAPQEFTTVPLTLSQAVGRARINVAEADLSGFVLTRDGTDYPLDLDALNRGTVAADVYLKPGDRLYMPFNDRKQVYVIGEVLRPQALTFKTTDMSLTQALGRTGGLNPVTAKGGAVYVIRGMEDNAADQATVYHLDATSPVAFTLADRFSLRPGDVVWVGPAGVTRWNRFLTQLLPLSGIISNAASAQYNFDRGN; encoded by the coding sequence GTGAACATCCAACGTCCCGTCCAAGTCCTGCTCGCCACGGCGATCCTCGTCGCGCTCTCCGGCTGTTCGCTCGGGCCCGGCCAGCGCATGATGCGCGACGCCAGCGTACCCAGCGGCGACGGCGATGCGCAGAGCGACGTGCGCATGGTGCCGATCACGCAATCGCTGGTTGCCGCACCGCGCACCGCCGTCGCGTTGCCGCCCGCGCTGGCGCAGTACCGCCCGGAGGCGTACCGCATCCAGCCGGGCGACACCCTGATCGTCACCGTATGGGATCACCCCGAGCTGACGACGCCGGCGGGCAACCAGCAGCAGGCGACCACCAACGGGCGCCTGGTGCAGCCGGACGGCAGCTTCTTCTTTCCTTACGCCGGCAAGCTCAATGTCACCGACCAGACGATCGAGCAGGTGCGCAGCACGCTGGCAAGCCGCCTGAGCCAATACCTCAAGTCGCCCCAGGTGGACGTCAACGTGGTCGGCCACGGCGCGAAGGTCAGCCTGCAGGGCGCGTTCGAGGACACGGCGCCGCAGGAATTCACCACTGTGCCGCTGACGTTGTCGCAGGCCGTGGGCCGTGCGCGCATCAACGTGGCAGAGGCGGATCTCTCCGGCTTCGTGCTGACGCGCGACGGCACCGACTATCCGCTCGATCTCGATGCGTTGAATCGCGGCACCGTCGCCGCCGACGTGTACCTGAAGCCGGGAGACCGGCTGTACATGCCGTTCAACGATCGCAAGCAGGTGTATGTGATCGGCGAGGTGCTGCGTCCCCAGGCGTTGACGTTCAAGACCACCGACATGAGCCTGACTCAGGCCCTCGGCCGCACCGGCGGACTGAATCCGGTGACGGCCAAGGGCGGCGCGGTCTACGTGATCCGCGGCATGGAAGACAATGCGGCCGACCAGGCGACGGTGTACCACCTGGACGCCACATCACCGGTGGCCTTCACGCTGGCGGACCGCTTTTCGCTGCGGCCGGGTGATGTGGTGTGGGTGGGACCTGCCGGGGTGACGCGCTGGAACCGCTTCCTGACCCAGCTGCTGCCGTTGTCCGGCATCATCAGCAATGCGGCCTCGGCGCAATACAACTTCGACCGCGGCAACTGA